The Chryseobacterium sp. G0186 genome includes the window CTTACCCCAAAGCCCAATTCTACTTTTTTAGGAATGCGTCCTAAGCTGTATTTCTACAATATTGCCAAGGAACCTAAGAAAGATAAAGGGTTCAACTACTGGCTTAAATATAAAATGGGTGAAAAACCTGTATTGCTAGGAGATGTAGACCGTGAATTCAATAAGGATATTATTGAAAACTATTCCGAAAACAAAGGCTACTTCAATGCAAGAGCAACTTATGATACGGTTTCCAAGAATAAAAAAGCCCACGTTATTTATACGGTAAAACCAGGTGCCAGATACCTTATTGACGGAGTAAAATTTCAGAAAGATTCTACTCTCATTAATCAGGAAATTCAAAACTCTGCTCATAAAACCTTTCTTAAAAATGGTAACCCATTTGATCTTGATGTCATTAAATCAGAAAGAGAAAGAATTGATAACAGTTTAAAGGAAAGAGGATTTTATTATTTCCATCCTGACAATATTATTGTACAGGCAGACAGTACTGTCAATAAAAATCATAAGGTAGAGCTGAATGTAAAGCTTAAGGATAACACTCCGAATTTATCAACTCAACAGTTTAGTATTGATAAGGTTATTGTATTTCCCAACTATAATATTCAGGATGTAAAAGACGGGAAGTATTCTATCCCAATGGACAAGGATTCTCTTGGTAAGTATGCTTTTGATGATATTTACGTCATTGATCCGCAGCATAAATTCAAACCGAAGATTTTCGACAGGGCTTTGTACTTTAAAAAAGGTGATCTTTATAACCGTTCGAACCATAATCTCACGTTGAACCGATTGATCAGCCTGGGAGTCTTCAAGTTTGTGAAAAATGAATTTGTGACCTCAGATTCTTTACAACATAAATTTGATACCTATTATTTATTAACCCCAAGACAAATCCAGTCATTACGCCTTGAAGCATTAGGAAGAACCAATTCTGCCAATTACGCCGGTAGTGAGCTTAATCTTAACTGGACCCATAGAAATTTCTTCCGTGGTGCAGAACAGTTTAAAGCATCTATTTACGGTGCATTCGACTTTCAGATGGGAGGCGCTCAGGATGCCAATAATATTTTCCGTGCAGGAACAAATGTTCAGCTTTCCATACCGAGGATTGTTGCCCCATTTCGTTTCCACTCTTCCAGTGAATTTGTGCCACGAACCAATATTACATTGGGGTATGAATTCCAAAACAGAACAAAATATTATACTCTTAATAACTTCACGGCCTCATTCGGATATTTATGGAAAGAGAATGCCCGAAAAGAACATGAGCTGAAAGTGATTGACATCACCTTGGTCTCCCCACAGAAAGTTACAGCCGCCTATGACTCAATATCCAAAATAAATCCGGCAATGGCACGAATTGTCCAGAGGCAACTTATTTTTGGACCTACTTATTCCTATACTTACACCAACACGATGCTCCCGAAAAAGAATACCTTTTATTATAAAGGTACCCTTGATCTGGCAGGAAATATTACAGGACTGGTAACCGGAGCCAATGTAAAAGAGGGTAAAGAAAAAAAGATTTTTGGAATCCCTTTCAGTCAATATGCTAAGATTGAAAATGATTTCAGATTCTATCATAAGTTCACAGAAAAATCCTCATTGGCTACAAGGTTTATTGGTGGAATTGCTTATCCATATGGAAACTCAGAATTCGTTCCTTTTTCCAAGCAATTTTTCTCAGGAGGAAGCAACAGTATCAGGGCATTTCGTGCAAGAACATTAGGACCGGGAAGTTTTGACCCAAGAACTATACAAGAAGGTACTTATTTTGACCAATCCGGAGATATTAAATTAGAATTAAATGCGGAATATCGTGCTAATCTTTACAAGTTTTTAAATGCTGCGGTCTTTGTAGATACCGGAAACATCTGGCTTCTTGATAGTGATCCACTCAGACCCGGAGCTAAATTTTCAAAAGATTTTCTGAACGAAATTGCCGTAGGAGCGGGAGTAGGTTTAAGGCTTGATTTTTCTATTTTGATTTTAAGATTAGACTTAGCCATGCCTTTGAGAGTACCTTACTATGAAAAGGGAAGCAGATGGGCCTTCGATAAGATCAATTTCGGAGATCCAAGCTGGAGAAAAGACAATCTTGTTTTGAATATTGCCATTGGATATCCTTTTTAATATGATGAATAATATAAAATTTTTCTGGGAGGTTCTTAAGGAAACATTTACAGAATGGAACAGTTCTTCCGCATCAAAAGATTCGGCAAGTCTGGCTTATTATGCTATTTTTTCCATCCCGGGATTATTAATTATTATCATCTGGGTGCTTGGTAATTTCTTTGGTGAAGAAGCCATCCGGGGGCAGATCAGCACTCAGATCAGCGGTATCATGGGGCCTGATGTAGCAAAAAGCATTGAAGGGATGCTTGCCGGTGCCCTGATTGACAAGAAAAATATTTTTATGAAAGCTGTGGGGGTAGGAGCCTTGGTTTTTGGTTCCACTACTCTCTTCTTTCAACTTCAACATACATTGAACTCGCTTTGGGACGTAGAATCTGCTCCTAAAAAAGCTTTAATTAAATTTTTACTGGACAGGGCCAACTCTCTTGGGATGATCCTTATTCTCGGCTTTTTACTGATGATTACGATGATTCTATCTTCATTAATCAGCCTTTTTAATACCATCATTACCCAATATTTTGGATTTGAAACCTACTTACTCGTTGAGGTTGTCAATTTTTCCATTGGATTTGGGCTTGTTATGTTGCTATTTGCCTTAATGTTTAAAGTTCTTCCGGATGTTCAGATCACCTGGAAATCTGTTTGGCGAGGTGCTTTTTTAACAACTACCTTATTTACACTGGGAAAGTTTTTACTGAGTCTTTATTTCAATCAGGTTAAACCTACTTCAGCTTTTGGCGCTGCCGGAACGGTAATTTTGATTATGATGTGGATTAATTATTCCTGCATGCTGATTTTTTTCGGAGCTAAATTTACCAAGGTATATACTTATAAAAAAGGATATAAGGTAATTCTTTCCAAACATGCCAGATGGAATGCTGCGAAGCTATATGCAGATAGCCTGAAACAAATGAATGGTGAGAATAATTGATGATGAGGTTTGTGACCTAACATTCAGAATATAGAAATTTTAACCTAAAGAGAAAGTTCTCAACTAACTTCTAACTTCTAATCTCTAACTTCTTCATAAAAAAACCTCCCGAAAAACTCAGGAGGCTTATTTTTACATTCTGTTTACGGTTCCTATTCCCAGTAGCTCTAACGATTTTTTGATCGTCTTTGCGGTAAGGTCTGAAACATTCAAACGGAATTGCTTCATGTT containing:
- a CDS encoding BamA/TamA family outer membrane protein, with product MSNTFHTYCKYLLVSGLASAVVSCSNTRFLKENQLLYTGATVKIENDTISKKEKKELQTALEGKLTPKPNSTFLGMRPKLYFYNIAKEPKKDKGFNYWLKYKMGEKPVLLGDVDREFNKDIIENYSENKGYFNARATYDTVSKNKKAHVIYTVKPGARYLIDGVKFQKDSTLINQEIQNSAHKTFLKNGNPFDLDVIKSERERIDNSLKERGFYYFHPDNIIVQADSTVNKNHKVELNVKLKDNTPNLSTQQFSIDKVIVFPNYNIQDVKDGKYSIPMDKDSLGKYAFDDIYVIDPQHKFKPKIFDRALYFKKGDLYNRSNHNLTLNRLISLGVFKFVKNEFVTSDSLQHKFDTYYLLTPRQIQSLRLEALGRTNSANYAGSELNLNWTHRNFFRGAEQFKASIYGAFDFQMGGAQDANNIFRAGTNVQLSIPRIVAPFRFHSSSEFVPRTNITLGYEFQNRTKYYTLNNFTASFGYLWKENARKEHELKVIDITLVSPQKVTAAYDSISKINPAMARIVQRQLIFGPTYSYTYTNTMLPKKNTFYYKGTLDLAGNITGLVTGANVKEGKEKKIFGIPFSQYAKIENDFRFYHKFTEKSSLATRFIGGIAYPYGNSEFVPFSKQFFSGGSNSIRAFRARTLGPGSFDPRTIQEGTYFDQSGDIKLELNAEYRANLYKFLNAAVFVDTGNIWLLDSDPLRPGAKFSKDFLNEIAVGAGVGLRLDFSILILRLDLAMPLRVPYYEKGSRWAFDKINFGDPSWRKDNLVLNIAIGYPF
- a CDS encoding YihY/virulence factor BrkB family protein, which encodes MMNNIKFFWEVLKETFTEWNSSSASKDSASLAYYAIFSIPGLLIIIIWVLGNFFGEEAIRGQISTQISGIMGPDVAKSIEGMLAGALIDKKNIFMKAVGVGALVFGSTTLFFQLQHTLNSLWDVESAPKKALIKFLLDRANSLGMILILGFLLMITMILSSLISLFNTIITQYFGFETYLLVEVVNFSIGFGLVMLLFALMFKVLPDVQITWKSVWRGAFLTTTLFTLGKFLLSLYFNQVKPTSAFGAAGTVILIMMWINYSCMLIFFGAKFTKVYTYKKGYKVILSKHARWNAAKLYADSLKQMNGENN